The Thermobifida halotolerans sequence AGGCGTTCCTGCTGGCCCCGCTCGACGCGGTCATCTTCGTGCTCGCCCTGTGGCTGATCGTCGAGGCGGCGCTGGCGCTGCGCCGGGCCTGGGCGGCGCGCGCGGAACGGCCCGCGGCGGAGGGCGCCGAAGCGGGTGCGGCCGAGGAGAAGAGCACCGACACCGCGGAGGCGGGCGACCGGTGAACGGAGGCGGTCCGCTCACGGCCCGCCTCGCGCACGCCTGGCGGCGCGCCGAGGCCCTCCACGAGGAGTGGTTCGCGGCGCGCTGGCGGCACGCGCTGCGCCGCGACGACCGGAGGCAGGCCGACACCTTCCGCGCGCTGCTGCTCCTGCAGACCCTGGGAGTGGACGACCCGGTGGCCTACGAGACGCTCGACCTCGTCCCGTACCTGGTCGCCGACCTGCACGAGTGGCACCGGCGTATGGGACGCGAGGAGTTCGGCGACCCGGGGGTGTGCTGTTGAGCGGGGCCGCCGTCACCTTCGTCGGCGGCAAGGGCGGCGTCGGCAAGACCACGCTGGCCGCCGCCCACGCGCTGGCCCTGGCCGACGCGGGACTGCGCACCCTGGTCGTCTCCGCCGACCCCGCGCACTCGCTCGGCGACGCCCTGGGGGCGCGGCTGGGGGACCGCCCCCGGAAGGCGGCCGAGAACCTGTGGGCGGTCGAACCCGACGCCGAGCAGACCGTGCGCCGCCGGATCGCCGAGGTCGCCGACGACGCCCGTGCCGCGGTGCCCCGGGAGGTCATGCCCGCGGTGCACCGCCACCTGGAGCACGCCGCGGCCTCCCCGGGGATGGTCGAGTCGGCGCTCAACGACCGGCTCGTCGACTACCTGGAGCAGGTGCCCGGCCGCTGGGACCGGCTGGTCGTGGACAGCGCCCCCACCGGCCACCTGCTGCGGATGCTCGCGCTGCCGACCCTGCTCACCCCGTGGATCCGCGGGTTGGCCCGGCAGCGCGAGCGCGCGGTCGCCGCGGACCGCTTCGCCGAGGGAGTCCTCGGTCCGGTCGGCGGTGCCGAGGACGACCCCCTGCTGGAGCGGCTGCACGCGCGGCGGCTCCGCCTGGAGACCGCGGCCGCGCGGCTGCGCTCCGACGCGGTGGTGTGCCTGGTGACCCTGCCCCGCCGGATGGTGCTGGCCGAGACGCGGCGTGCGGCCGAGGCGCTGACCGCGCAGGGGTTCACGCTGGGGGTCGGAGTCGTCAACCAGGTCCCGCCCCGCCCCGACGCGCAGGTGATGGAGCAGGTCCGGGCGGTGTTCGCCGCCTCCGGCGTCGTCGAGGTGCCGCTGCTGGACCGGGAGCCCATCGGTGTTGCGTCGCTGCGCGCCCTGCCGCCCCTGCACCCACCGCGGAAGGCTCCGCACTGACCCGCGGGCGGCCGGGCCGCGGCCGACATGCCACGGACTTTCCCGCAAAAGACGCACACGGGCGTGTGGTGCCCGAGAGGTACATTCCATCCCAAGCCGTTCGCCGCCCCTGCGTGCGGAGAAGCGACACGGCGGTGAAATGTTGTTAACGTCGGCAGGGATGCACCCGGGAGCCGCACCCAATAGGATTTCTGCCTCACCGCCCCTCGCCCCAGCCGTCCAGGAGAACGCATGCCCCGTCCGCTCATCGGGATCACGAGCCACCTCGAACCGGCGCGCTGGGGAAGCTGGGTGCGCGAGGCCGCGCTCGTGGCCACACCGTTCCTGCGCGAGGTCGACCGCGCGGGAGGCCTGCCCGTCGTCCTGGCCCCGGTCCACCCCCGGCGCGTCGACGACCTCGTCGCCCGCTTCGACGGCTTCGTCTTCACCACCGGCGCGCCCGTGGGCGCCTCCGAGGAGGACGAGGCCGACCCGCGACGCGACCGCTTCGAGACCGAACTCGTCCGCGCCGCAGTCGAGGCCCGCCGTCCCTTCCTGGCCGTCGAGCGCGGCCTGCAGGTCCTCAACGTCGCGGCGGGAGGCAGCCTGCTGCCCGCCCGCGGTCCCGCGCTCCGCCTGGTCGACACGGACGTGACGGTCAACGTCAGCAGCGGACTGGGCAAGGTTCTGGGCGACCACGCCCGCGTGCGCCGCGCCGACAGCCCCGGCGTCAACCGGATCGGCGCGGGTCTGGTCCCGGTGGCCTGGGACGGCGCCCAGGCGGTCGAGGCGCTGGAGGTGGCCGACCACCCCTTCGGTATCGGGGTGCGCTGGCGTCCCGAGGAGGCCGACGACCGCCGACTCTTCCGGGCGCTGGTCGAACAGGCCGGAGCCTGACCGCCGCCCGGCGCGGCCGGACGGATTCCGTCGGCTGAGGCAGGAGGACAACCGCCGGACGGCGGGTAGGCTCACCCTCGAACGGGGAGGTGAGATGGCGACCGCGACGAATCCGGGGGACCAACGCGGCGCGGCGGACCGGATCTGGACGATCCCGAACATGATCAGCGTCCTGCGGCTGCTCGGTGTCCCGCTGTTCCTCTGGCTGGTCCTCGGCCCGCGGGCCGACGTGTGGGCGCTGGGCGTGCTCGCGGCGGCCGGGCTCTCGGACTGGCTCGACGGCAAGATCGCGCGGGCCTGGAACCAGACCAGCAGGCTCGGCACGCTCCTGGACCCCATGGCCGACCGGCTCTACATCTTCGCCGCGCTGCTGGGCCTGGTCGTCCGGGACATCATCCCCTGGTGGCTGATGGCGATCCTGGTCCTGCGCGACGTGCTCATCCTCGGCTCGCTGCCGATCCTGAGATACCACGGATACGGGCCGCTTCCGGTCAACTTCGCGGGCAAGGCGGCCACGCTGTGCCTTCTCTACGCCTTTCCGCTGCTGTTTCTGGCCGGGTACTCGGGAGCCGTCGGATATGTGGCGCAAATCGTTGGTTGGGCCTTCGCGATATGGGGAACAGCCCTCTACTGGTGGGCCGGACTGCTGTACTCGGTCCAGGGTGCCCGGCTGATCGGACGAAGCCGCGCCCTGGAACGCGCCCCGGGAGGTGACACGAGCACCGAGGCGCGGACGGCGGACACGCCGGCCGACACCGCACGGGCGGTGAAGCGCGGTACCCAGGCTTGAGGGCCTGAACCGTCCCGTGGCCGGTGACTCCGGGCCACCGCGTCGTGACAACGAAGGGAGCAACATCCCCACCATGAGACCCCGTGCCATGGCGGTTCGCCGAACGATCCCCGGGGCTTGGAGGTGGCCGCGATGAAGGCCGTCGTGATGGCCGGTGGTGAAGGCACCCGTCTTCGCCCGATGACCGCCAACCAGCCCAAACCACTGCTACCCGTCGTCAACCGGCCGATCATGGAGCACGTGCTCCGGCTGCTGAAGCGACACGGATTCGACGACACGGTCGTGACCGTGCAGTTCCTCGCCACCCTGATTCGCAACTACTTCGGGGACGGCGAGGAACTCGGAATGACCCTGCGCTATGTCGCGGAGGAGGTGCCGCTCGGCACGGCGGGCAGCGTCAAGAACGCCGAGGAGCACCTCCGGGGAGAGCCGTTCATCGTCATCTCCGGTGACGCGCTCACCGACATCGACCTCACCGACATGGTGCGGTTCCACCGCGAGAACGGCGCGATGGTCACCATCGGACTCAAGCGGGTCGCCAACCCGCTGGAGTTCGGCATCATCATCGTCGACGACGACGGCCGCATCCAGCGGTTCCTGGAGAAGCCCACCTGGGGGCAGGTCTTCTCCGACACCGTCAACACCGGTATCTACATCATGGAGCCCGAGGTCCTGGAGCACGTCGCCGCGGGTGAGAGCGTCGACTGGTCCAGCGACGTCTTCCCCAAGCTGCTCAAGGACGGCGCCCCCCTGTACGGCTACATCGCCGACGGCTACTGGGAGGACGTCGGCACCCACGAGAGCTACCTGCGCGCCCAGGCCGACGTGCTCTCCGGCAGGGTCGACGTCGAGATCGACGGCTTCGAGGTCTCCCCGGGCATCTGGGTGGCCGAGGGAGCCGAGGTCGACCCCGACGTGGTCCTCAAGGGACCGCTCTACGTCGGCGACTACGCCAAGGTCGAGGCCGGTGCGGAACTGCGCGAGTTCACCGTGCTCGGCAGCAACGTGGTGGTGCGTTCCGACGCGTTCCTGCACCGGGCGGTGATCCACGACAACGTGTACGTGGGCACCCGCGCCAACCTGCGCGGCTGCGTCGTCGGCAAGAACACCGACATCATGGCCGGCACCCGGGTCGAGGAGGGCACGGTCGTCGGCGAGGAGTGCGTCATCGAGTCCGAGGCCTACCTCGCCAACGACATCAAGGTCTATCCGTTCAAGACGATCGAGGCCGGCGCGGTCGTCAACGCCAACGTCATCTGGGAGTCCAAGGGCCAGCGCTCGCTGTTCGGTCCCCGCGGCGTGTCCGGGCTGATCAACGTCGAGATCACCCCGGAACTCGCGGTACGGCTGGCCAGCGCCTACGCCACCACCCTGAAGAAGGGCGCGGTGGTCACCGCATCCAGGGACGTCTCCCGGGCGGCGCGGACCCTCAAACGCGCGGTCGTCAGCGCCCTGACCGCGGCGGCCATCAACGTCCAGGACCTGGAGGCCGCCCCGCTGCCGCTGGCGCGCTTCCACACCTCCCAGTCGGGGCTCAGCGGCGGCATCGCGCTGCGCACCACACCGGGGGACCCGCAGTCGGTCGACATCGTCTTCCTCGACCCCAGCGGGGCCGACCTGTCCCCGGCCGCCCAGCGCAAGCTGGAGCGGGTCTTCTCCCGCCAGGAGTACCGCAGGGCCTTTCCCGGTGAGATCGCCGAACTGTCCTTCCCCTCCCGCAGCGTCGAGGCCTACACGCAGGAGATCCTGCGCAGCATCGACCTGTCCGGGGTGGACGAGGCGAACCTGAAGGTCGTGGTGGACTGCGCGGGCGGTACCGGATCGCTGATCCTGCCCGCCCTGCTCAGCCGGATCGGCGCCGACGTGCTCACCGTCAACAACCGCCTCGACGAGGCGTCGCCCACCGACACCCTGGCCAAGCAGATGCGCGACCTGCAGCGGCTGGGCGAACTGGTGGCGTCGGCGCGGGCCGACTTCGGCGTCAGGTTCGACCCGGTGGCCGAGCGGCTGCAACTGGTCGACGGCAGCGGCCAGCTGGTCGACAGCGAGCGCGCGCTGCTGGTGGTGCTCGACCTGGTGGCGGCCGAGCGCGGGGGCGGCCGGGTGGCGCTGCCGGTCACCACGACCCGGGTGGCCGAGCAGGTCGCCCGCTTCCACGGCGTCCAGGTGCAGTGGACCCCCACGGCCATCGACGAGTTGACCAAGGCCGCACTGGCCGAGGACATCATCTTCGCCGCCGACGGCCGGGGCGGGTTCGTCATACCGGAGTTCTCCCGCACCAGCGACGGAATCGCCGCGTTCGTGCGACTGGTCGGACTGGTGGCGCGCACTAAGATGTCGCTCAACCAGATCGACCAGAGGATTCCGCAGGCACACCTGCTGCGCCGTTCCGTGCCCACCCCGTGGGCGGTCAAGGGCAGCGTCATGCGCGAGGTGGTCGAGGCCGCGCAGGGCCGCGAGATCGACACCACAGACGGGGTCCGGGTCATCGAACCCGACGGTTCCTGGGCGCTGGTGCTCCCCGACACCGCCGAGGCGGTCACCCATCTGTGGGCCGAGGGGCCCGACGATGACACCGCCCAGCGGCTGCTGGAGGAGTGGGCGGCCGTGGTCGAACGGGCCGAGGGCTGACCTTGGACCGGGCGCGCGGCCCCGGGGGGCTTCCCGGGGCCGCGCGCCCGCCGTGTGCGGAGTTTGAAATCAGCCTGGAATCAGGGAAGACTCCGAGCACGGCACGGCCTCCGGCGCCGTGCGGATATGGTTTAGAGCCGAGTGCTCTTGGTGTAAGAGATGGTGAAAAAAGAGGTGATTATGGGGAAGGGATATGGAAAGGACCTGACCTGAGGCGCGGAGGTCCTCGGACCGCCATCTCCGTAACCTGTATGTCACCCAGTCGATTCAAGGACCGCCCCGTGCGGTAGGAGGCCGAGCCGACCTATGTCGAACTGCACGCAGTGCGGTCACGCCGTTGCGGATGATGCCCGTTTCTGCTCCAACTGCGGTTCCCCCGTCAACCGGTCACGAGGGGATCTGTCGCAGCCGCGTGAGCGCCGCGACCGCGTCGGCGAGACGACGTCCACGATCTCCATCAGCGGCATCCAGGCGCTGGAGGCCGAAGCTGACGGCGTCGAGGACGTGGCTCCCGACACGGCCGCCGTGGAAGCCCTGCCCCCCGGGACCGCCCTGCTGGTCGTCAAGCGCGGACCCAACGCGGGCAGCCGTTTCCTGTTGGACAAGGACGTCACCACCGCGGGACGCCACCCCAACAGCGACATCTTCTTAGACGACGTGACGGTTTCCCGACGGCACGTGGAGTTCTACCGACGCGGTGGCTCCTTCGGAGTTCGCGACGTGGGCAGCCTGAACGGCACCTATGTCAACCGCGAACGCATCGACGAGGCCGAACTCGGCGGCGGCGACGAGATCCAGATCGGCAAGTTCCGCCTGGTTCTCCTCACCAACCCGCGTCGCTGACCGGCGACCGACGCGACTGTCGCGGAGCGGGCGGGTCCGACCCCCGGCCCCGCCCCCCGAGCAGGTTTGCCGCGCCCAGGACCGGAGAGCCTTAGGAGAGGACCGCCGGGGGTCCGGTGTCCGCGACTGACACGGGCGGGCCCCGGCGGTGTACCGTGGGGAATGGAGCAGAGCGCACTTCGGCGTGTGCCCCTCCGAACGCGACAAGTCGTGGGACGGAGCCGCAGTGAAGCATATGGAGGTCGTCGGCGTCCGGGTGGAGATGCCGGCCAACCAACCGATTGTCCTGCTCAAGGAGACCGACGGGGAGCGCTACCTCCCCATCTGGATCGGCGCGGTCGAGGCCACCGCCATCGCGCTGGCACAGCAGGGCGTCAAACCCGCGCGCCCGCTCACCCATGACCTCCTCCGTGACGTCCTGGAGGCGCTGGACACCACTTTGACCACGGTGAACATCACCGCGTTGGAGAACGGCGTCTTCTACGCGGAGTTGGTGTTCTCCAACGGCGCCGAGGTCAGCGCGCGCCCCTCGGACTCGATCGCGCTGGCGCTGCGCACGGGGGCTCCCATCTACGTGCGCGACGACGTCCTCGACGAGGCCGGAGTGGCGATCCCCGACGAGCAGGAGGACGAGGTGGAGCGCTTCCGGGCGTTCCTGGACAACATCACACCCGAGGACTTCGGCAGGATGACCTGAGGCGACGGCCGGGAGCGGACGGGCACGCGCCGCGGCCGTGCCGACGAATCGATGTCGTCCGCGACGCGCCGAGGACTGTCGTTGACGCTGTCCATGCCCCCGGCTTACCGTCGGGGGGTGAAGCAGCCTGCGACGCCAAACCTGGTATCTCCCCTAGTCAAACCGTCGCAGGCCGGGAAGCCGGAGGTTCGGCGTGGCGGTTATCAGCGACAAGCAGAAAGCCTCCGAGCATCGGCGGGCAGCCGTGCGGTGGGCGGGTGAGCAGGGCCTGCTGTGTGAAGAGGACGTGGTGGGGCTGCCGATGGACGTCGGATACCGTGGCCCCGCCGCCTGCGCGGCAGCGGGGATCACGTATCGCCAGCTCGACTACTGGGCGCGCACCCACCTGGTCGAGCCGAGCGTCAGCGTGCCCGGCGGGGAGCAGCGTCTGTACAGCTTCCGCGACATCCTCGTCCTCAAGGTCGTCAAGCGGCTGCTCGACACGGGCATCTCCCTGCAGCAGATCCGCACCGCGGTGGAGCACCTGAGACAGCGGGGCACCGCCGACCTGGCCCAGATCACCCTGATGAGCGACGGCGTGAGCGTCTACGAGTGCACCTCGCCCGACGAGGTCGTGGACCTGCTCCAGGGCGGCCAGGGAGTGTTCGGGATCGCTCTGGGACGGGTGTGGCGGGAACTGGAGGCAAGCCTCGGCGAACTGCACGGCGAGCCGCTGGGCGCCGACGAGGACCCGCACCCCGGGGACGAACTGGCCCGGCGCCGCCGCCAGCGTCGCACCGGCTGACCGCCGGCGCCTCCGGGCCCGCGCCCACCGGCGGCGGGTGTGACCGGCATCTCGGAGCCGCGGGGAGCGCCCGGGGTGCGGATCGGTACCATGAGGAACGTGGCGGACCGGTACGGCACCGGCCGTCAACGACCGGCCGTTGACACCACACGGGAGAGACTCCGCGCCGCGGAGCGCCGACGGGGCAAACCTCCCCAGCAACCTCTCAGGCACCAGGGACCGTGTGGGACAGGCACTCTGGAGCACGGCGGCGCGTCGGCCGCAGGTGACAGAGGGGGAGACCAAGGAGCAAGCCGCCCGGCGGCCCAGCGACCAGGAGGTCTCCATGTCGGATCGCCCCACACCCGCCCCCCGGCCCGCGACGGAGTTCGCCGACCGGCACATCGGCCCGGACGCCGACGAGCGCGCCGCGATGCTCGAGGCGGTGGGCTACGCCTCCACCGCCGACCTGATGGCCGCGGCGCTGCCCGACAGCATCCTGAGCGCCCCCGGCGCCCCCGCGCCGCTGGACCTGCCCGAACCGGTCGGTGAGGCCGCGGCGCTGGCCGAACTGCGCGCACTGGCCGACCGCAACCGGGTGCTGGTCTCCATGATCGGGCAGGGCTACTACGACACCGTCACCCCGCCGGTGATCCGCCGCAACGTGCTGGAGAACCCCGCCTGGTACACCGCCTACACCCCCTACCAGCCGGAGATCTCCCAGGGGCGCCTGGAGGCGCTGCTGAACTTCCAGACGATGGTCGCCGACCTCACCGGCCTCCCGGTGGCCGGGGCCTCCCTGCTGGACGAGGCCACCGCCGCGGCCGAGGCGATGACCCTGGCCCGCCGGGTCGACAGGAAGAAGCGGTCGGTGTTCGTGGTGGACGCCGACGTGTTCGAGCAGACCCTGGCGGTGCTGCGCACCCGAGCCGAACCCCTGGGCATCGACCTGGTCGTCGCCGACCTGTCCGAGGGGCTGCCCGACGTCGACGCCTTCGGGGTGCTCGTGCAGTACCCGGCGGCGAGCGGGCAGGTGCGCGACGTGCGCCCGGTGGTCGAGGCCGCCCACGAGCGGGACGCGCTCGCCGTGGTCGCCGCCGACATCCTCGCGCTGACCCTGCTGCGCAGCCCCGGCGAGTTGGGCGCGGACGTCGCGGTGGGCTCCACCCAGCGCTTCGGGGTGCCCATGGGCTTCGGCGGCCCGCACGCCGCCTACATGGCGGTGCGCCAGGGGCTGCAGCGGCAGCTTCCGGGGCGGCTGGTCGGCGTGTCGGTGGACGCCGCCGGAAGGCCCGCCTACCGCCTGGCCCTGCAGACCCGCGAGCAGCACATCCGCCGCGAGAAGGCCACCAGCAACATCTGCACCGCCCAGGTGCTGCTCGCCGTCATGGCCGGGATGTACGCCGTCCACCACGGTCCCGACGGCCTGCGCGCCATCGCCGAGCGGGTGCACCGCCGCACCGCCGAACTCGCCGCCGGACTGCGCGGGGCGGGCGTGGAGGTGCTGACCGACTCCTTCTTCGACACGCTGCGGGTGCGGGTGCCCGCGCGCGCCGCCGACGTGGTCCGCGCCGCCCGCGACCTCGGCGTCAACCTGTTCCTCGCCGACGCCGACACCGTCGGCCTCTCCTGCGACGAGACCACCACGCCCGAGCACGTCCAGACGGTGCTGCGCGCCTTCGGTGCCCAGACCCCGCCCGACGGCGCCGACGTTTCCTCGGCGCTGCCCGCCGACCTGGTCCGCGACGTCGACTACCTGGACCACCCGGTGTTCCACACCCACCGCAGCGAGACCTCCCTGCTGCGCTACCTGCGGCGGCTGGCCGACCGGGACCTGGCGCTGGACCGCACCATGATTCCGCTGGGCTCGTGCACGATGAAGCTCAACGCCACCGCCGAGATGGAGGCGGTCAGCTGGCCCGCCTTCGCCGGACTGCACCCGTTCGCGCCGCTGGACCAGGCCGAGGGGCTGGTGCGGATCGTGCGCGACCTGGAGACGTGGTTGGCCGAGATCACCGGCTACGACGCGGTGTCTCTGCAGCCCAACGCGGGCTCCCAGGGCGAGTTCGCCGGGCTGCTGGCGATCCGCGGCTACCACCGCAGCCGGGGCGAGCAGCGGCGCGACGTGTGCCTGATCCCCGGTTCCGCGCACGGCACCAACGCCGCCAGCGCCGTCATGGCGGGCATGCGGGTCACCGTCGTGGCCTGCGACGACGGCGGCAACATCGACCTGGACGACCTGCGCGCCAAGATCGCCGACACCGGGGACGAGCTGGCGGCGCTCATGGTCACCTACCCCTCCACGCACGGGGTGTACGAGGAGACCATCACCGAGGTGTGCCGCCTGGTCCACGAGGCGGGCGGCCAGGTCTACGTGGACGGCGCCAACCTCAACGCGCTGGTGGGCTGGGCCAGGCCGGGTGAGTTCGGCGCGGACGTCAGCCACCTGAACCTGCACAAGACCTTCTGCATCCCGCACGGCGGCGGAGGCCCCGGGGTGGGGCCGGTGGCGGTGCGCGCGCACCTGGCCGACTTCCTGCCCAACCACCCGGCCCGCACCGAGGCGGGACCGCACACGGGCGCGGGCCCGGTGGCGGCGGCGCCGTTCGGCTCGGCGGGCATCCTGCCGATCTCGTGGGCCTACATCCGCATGATGGGGGAGCGGGGCCTGCGCGCGGCCACCGAGAACGCCGTGCTGGCCGCCAACTACGTGGCCCGGCGGCTGGCCCCGTACTACCCGGTGCTCTACACCGGTCCGAACGGTCTGGTGGCGCACGAGTGCGTCATCGACATCCGGGGCCTGCACAAGCGCACCGGGATCTCCAACGACGACATCACCAAGCGGCTCGTCGACTACGGCTTCCACGCGCCGACCATGTCCTTCCCGGTGCCGGGGACCCTGATGGTCGAGCCGACCGAGAGCGAGGACCTCGCCGAGCTGGACCGGTTCGTCGACGCGATGATCGCCATCCGCGCCGAGATCGACCGGGTGGCCGACGGCGGCTACGACCGCGAGGACAACCCGCTGAAGAACGCCCCGCACACCGCCGAGGCGCTCACCGCCGACGACTGGAAGCACGCCTACTCGCGCGAGGAGGCCGCCTACCCGCTGCCGGGCCTGCGGCAGAACAAGTACTGGGCGCCGGTGGGCCGCATCGACCAGGCCTACGGCGACCGCAACCTGGTGTGCGCCTGCCCGCCGCCGGAGGCGTTCGGCGACTGAGCCGCCCGCCGGTCGGCGCGGTCGTCCGCGCCGACCGGCGGAGGGACGCTCCCCCGCAACCAGCGAATCTACGCTGTAAAATCCCCGGTCCGGTTGCCGCCCGGGCGCCGGAACCGAGGGCGCGACCGCCGACCTCCTGAAGGGAAGACCACCCAGGAACGGGGGAGGAGAAGCGGACAGGCGGAAAACGCCTCCGCGATATGGCAGGGTGGGATGGTCGATGTCCAGTCAGGAGGAGTCGCGAATGACAACGCTCGCGACCGAGGCCGCCCAGGCAGCGGATAGAGCGGAACCGGGTTCGACCGACCTCTTCACGAGGCTCGACAGCCTGCCGGAGACCAGGCTGTGGCGGGCCGAGAGCTTGGACGGGGAAACGGTCACCTTGTCGCCCACGCCTGTTGGGCGCCACGGCCGAAACCTGCGAGAACTGGAACGCCAGTTGGCACCCCACCTCCCGCAGGGCACTGATGACGAGACCCGTCTTGAGATCCGGATGCACCACCTGCAGCGCAGCGTGACCCCGGATCTCTTCGTGGCTCCCGAGGAAGTGCTGGACACCTCCTCGCAGCACTGGATCGGCCCTGACGACGTGCTGCTCGTGGCCGAGGTGACTTCCAGAAGCAACGCCGGTGCCGACCGCGAGGCCAAACGCGGCATCTACGCACGGGCGGGCATCGAGTTCTACCTCCTCATCGATCCGCTGCTCGGCAAGGCCACGTTGTACGCCGGTCCCGAGGGTGACGACTACCGGGACCGGGCGGTACGCAACTTCGGTGAGAAGTTGGCCGTTCCCGAGCCGTTCGACTTCGTCCTGGACACCTCGCGGCTGCGCGCGTACTGACCGGTTCTTCGGGCGCAGGCCCCGTCCCTCAGGGCGGGGTCA is a genomic window containing:
- the gcvP gene encoding aminomethyl-transferring glycine dehydrogenase, which produces MSDRPTPAPRPATEFADRHIGPDADERAAMLEAVGYASTADLMAAALPDSILSAPGAPAPLDLPEPVGEAAALAELRALADRNRVLVSMIGQGYYDTVTPPVIRRNVLENPAWYTAYTPYQPEISQGRLEALLNFQTMVADLTGLPVAGASLLDEATAAAEAMTLARRVDRKKRSVFVVDADVFEQTLAVLRTRAEPLGIDLVVADLSEGLPDVDAFGVLVQYPAASGQVRDVRPVVEAAHERDALAVVAADILALTLLRSPGELGADVAVGSTQRFGVPMGFGGPHAAYMAVRQGLQRQLPGRLVGVSVDAAGRPAYRLALQTREQHIRREKATSNICTAQVLLAVMAGMYAVHHGPDGLRAIAERVHRRTAELAAGLRGAGVEVLTDSFFDTLRVRVPARAADVVRAARDLGVNLFLADADTVGLSCDETTTPEHVQTVLRAFGAQTPPDGADVSSALPADLVRDVDYLDHPVFHTHRSETSLLRYLRRLADRDLALDRTMIPLGSCTMKLNATAEMEAVSWPAFAGLHPFAPLDQAEGLVRIVRDLETWLAEITGYDAVSLQPNAGSQGEFAGLLAIRGYHRSRGEQRRDVCLIPGSAHGTNAASAVMAGMRVTVVACDDGGNIDLDDLRAKIADTGDELAALMVTYPSTHGVYEETITEVCRLVHEAGGQVYVDGANLNALVGWARPGEFGADVSHLNLHKTFCIPHGGGGPGVGPVAVRAHLADFLPNHPARTEAGPHTGAGPVAAAPFGSAGILPISWAYIRMMGERGLRAATENAVLAANYVARRLAPYYPVLYTGPNGLVAHECVIDIRGLHKRTGISNDDITKRLVDYGFHAPTMSFPVPGTLMVEPTESEDLAELDRFVDAMIAIRAEIDRVADGGYDREDNPLKNAPHTAEALTADDWKHAYSREEAAYPLPGLRQNKYWAPVGRIDQAYGDRNLVCACPPPEAFGD
- a CDS encoding FHA domain-containing protein; translation: MSNCTQCGHAVADDARFCSNCGSPVNRSRGDLSQPRERRDRVGETTSTISISGIQALEAEADGVEDVAPDTAAVEALPPGTALLVVKRGPNAGSRFLLDKDVTTAGRHPNSDIFLDDVTVSRRHVEFYRRGGSFGVRDVGSLNGTYVNRERIDEAELGGGDEIQIGKFRLVLLTNPRR
- a CDS encoding ArsA family ATPase, with protein sequence MLLSGAAVTFVGGKGGVGKTTLAAAHALALADAGLRTLVVSADPAHSLGDALGARLGDRPRKAAENLWAVEPDAEQTVRRRIAEVADDARAAVPREVMPAVHRHLEHAAASPGMVESALNDRLVDYLEQVPGRWDRLVVDSAPTGHLLRMLALPTLLTPWIRGLARQRERAVAADRFAEGVLGPVGGAEDDPLLERLHARRLRLETAAARLRSDAVVCLVTLPRRMVLAETRRAAEALTAQGFTLGVGVVNQVPPRPDAQVMEQVRAVFAASGVVEVPLLDREPIGVASLRALPPLHPPRKAPH
- a CDS encoding cory-CC-star protein, producing the protein MNGGGPLTARLAHAWRRAEALHEEWFAARWRHALRRDDRRQADTFRALLLLQTLGVDDPVAYETLDLVPYLVADLHEWHRRMGREEFGDPGVCC
- a CDS encoding bifunctional nuclease family protein, which translates into the protein MKHMEVVGVRVEMPANQPIVLLKETDGERYLPIWIGAVEATAIALAQQGVKPARPLTHDLLRDVLEALDTTLTTVNITALENGVFYAELVFSNGAEVSARPSDSIALALRTGAPIYVRDDVLDEAGVAIPDEQEDEVERFRAFLDNITPEDFGRMT
- a CDS encoding gamma-glutamyl-gamma-aminobutyrate hydrolase family protein encodes the protein MPRPLIGITSHLEPARWGSWVREAALVATPFLREVDRAGGLPVVLAPVHPRRVDDLVARFDGFVFTTGAPVGASEEDEADPRRDRFETELVRAAVEARRPFLAVERGLQVLNVAAGGSLLPARGPALRLVDTDVTVNVSSGLGKVLGDHARVRRADSPGVNRIGAGLVPVAWDGAQAVEALEVADHPFGIGVRWRPEEADDRRLFRALVEQAGA
- a CDS encoding mannose-1-phosphate guanyltransferase, with translation MKAVVMAGGEGTRLRPMTANQPKPLLPVVNRPIMEHVLRLLKRHGFDDTVVTVQFLATLIRNYFGDGEELGMTLRYVAEEVPLGTAGSVKNAEEHLRGEPFIVISGDALTDIDLTDMVRFHRENGAMVTIGLKRVANPLEFGIIIVDDDGRIQRFLEKPTWGQVFSDTVNTGIYIMEPEVLEHVAAGESVDWSSDVFPKLLKDGAPLYGYIADGYWEDVGTHESYLRAQADVLSGRVDVEIDGFEVSPGIWVAEGAEVDPDVVLKGPLYVGDYAKVEAGAELREFTVLGSNVVVRSDAFLHRAVIHDNVYVGTRANLRGCVVGKNTDIMAGTRVEEGTVVGEECVIESEAYLANDIKVYPFKTIEAGAVVNANVIWESKGQRSLFGPRGVSGLINVEITPELAVRLASAYATTLKKGAVVTASRDVSRAARTLKRAVVSALTAAAINVQDLEAAPLPLARFHTSQSGLSGGIALRTTPGDPQSVDIVFLDPSGADLSPAAQRKLERVFSRQEYRRAFPGEIAELSFPSRSVEAYTQEILRSIDLSGVDEANLKVVVDCAGGTGSLILPALLSRIGADVLTVNNRLDEASPTDTLAKQMRDLQRLGELVASARADFGVRFDPVAERLQLVDGSGQLVDSERALLVVLDLVAAERGGGRVALPVTTTRVAEQVARFHGVQVQWTPTAIDELTKAALAEDIIFAADGRGGFVIPEFSRTSDGIAAFVRLVGLVARTKMSLNQIDQRIPQAHLLRRSVPTPWAVKGSVMREVVEAAQGREIDTTDGVRVIEPDGSWALVLPDTAEAVTHLWAEGPDDDTAQRLLEEWAAVVERAEG
- a CDS encoding MerR family transcriptional regulator, giving the protein MAVISDKQKASEHRRAAVRWAGEQGLLCEEDVVGLPMDVGYRGPAACAAAGITYRQLDYWARTHLVEPSVSVPGGEQRLYSFRDILVLKVVKRLLDTGISLQQIRTAVEHLRQRGTADLAQITLMSDGVSVYECTSPDEVVDLLQGGQGVFGIALGRVWRELEASLGELHGEPLGADEDPHPGDELARRRRQRRTG
- a CDS encoding CDP-alcohol phosphatidyltransferase family protein is translated as MATATNPGDQRGAADRIWTIPNMISVLRLLGVPLFLWLVLGPRADVWALGVLAAAGLSDWLDGKIARAWNQTSRLGTLLDPMADRLYIFAALLGLVVRDIIPWWLMAILVLRDVLILGSLPILRYHGYGPLPVNFAGKAATLCLLYAFPLLFLAGYSGAVGYVAQIVGWAFAIWGTALYWWAGLLYSVQGARLIGRSRALERAPGGDTSTEARTADTPADTARAVKRGTQA